A window of Myxococcales bacterium contains these coding sequences:
- a CDS encoding YeeE/YedE family protein, producing the protein MSHFTPIASGIGGILIGISASIILAVHGKVAGISGLYGGLFQKGVSDRDFRLSFIGGLLLGGLALAFVRPQSFPTGASSLPMVWVVLAGLFVGFGTRLGNGCTSGHGVCGLSRFSGRSLVATLTFMAAGGVSAFVFHKLGVVR; encoded by the coding sequence ATGAGCCACTTCACTCCCATCGCCTCCGGCATCGGCGGCATCCTCATCGGCATCTCGGCCTCCATCATCCTCGCCGTGCACGGCAAGGTCGCGGGCATCAGCGGCCTCTACGGCGGGCTCTTCCAGAAGGGCGTCTCGGACCGCGACTTCCGCCTCTCGTTCATCGGTGGCCTCTTGCTCGGCGGCCTCGCGCTCGCCTTCGTGAGGCCCCAGAGCTTCCCGACCGGAGCCTCGAGCTTGCCGATGGTCTGGGTCGTCCTCGCCGGTCTCTTCGTCGGCTTCGGGACGCGCCTCGGCAACGGGTGCACGAGCGGGCACGGCGTCTGCGGTCTCTCACGCTTCTCGGGGCGCTCGCTCGTCGCCACGCTCACCTTCATGGCCGCCGGCGGCGTCTCGGCCTTCGTCTTCCACAAGCTCGGAGTCGTTCGATGA
- a CDS encoding sulfite exporter TauE/SafE family protein, which translates to MLVIAAVLAGIIGVLLGLLGGGGSILTLPMLVYVAKVDPKEAIASSLFVVGTTSLVGMVAHARAGRVAYRVGGLFGVAGMAGAYVGGRLAHYLPATLLLVLFATMMLATSIAMLRGRRGGSGDGPHDVAIGKALGLGFLVGGVSGLVGAGGGFLVVPALSILGGLPMPRAVATSLMVIAMQSLSGFAGHVATVSLHWPLLLVVTGMSVGGSLVGARLAKLANPETLRRSFGWLVLAMGVFLLGKQLPAGALRDIGTPVAVALVVLVATVFLVRASREKKALVETSKAT; encoded by the coding sequence ATGTTGGTCATCGCGGCCGTCCTCGCAGGCATCATCGGTGTGCTCCTCGGCCTCCTCGGCGGGGGAGGCTCCATCCTCACGCTCCCCATGCTCGTGTACGTGGCGAAGGTCGATCCGAAGGAGGCGATCGCGAGCTCGCTCTTCGTGGTCGGCACGACGAGCCTCGTCGGCATGGTCGCGCACGCCCGGGCGGGCCGTGTGGCCTATCGGGTCGGCGGGCTCTTCGGCGTCGCGGGAATGGCCGGCGCGTACGTGGGGGGTCGCCTCGCGCACTACCTCCCGGCCACCCTGCTCCTCGTGCTCTTCGCGACCATGATGCTCGCGACGTCGATCGCGATGCTCCGCGGCCGACGGGGTGGGAGTGGCGATGGTCCTCACGACGTGGCCATCGGGAAGGCGCTCGGCCTGGGCTTCCTGGTCGGCGGGGTGTCGGGCCTCGTGGGCGCCGGCGGCGGCTTCCTCGTCGTGCCTGCCCTGTCGATCCTCGGGGGCTTGCCGATGCCTCGCGCCGTGGCCACGTCTCTCATGGTCATCGCGATGCAGTCGCTCTCGGGCTTCGCGGGGCACGTGGCGACGGTGTCGCTGCACTGGCCGCTCCTCCTCGTCGTGACGGGCATGTCGGTCGGGGGCAGCCTCGTCGGCGCGCGCCTCGCCAAGCTCGCGAACCCGGAGACCTTGCGCCGCTCGTTCGGCTGGCTCGTGCTGGCCATGGGCGTCTTCCTGCTCGGCAAGCAGCTCCCCGCAGGGGCGCTCCGCGACATCGGCACTCCGGTCGCCGTCGCGCTGGTCGTCCTCGTCGCCACGGTGTTCCTCGTGCGCGCCTCGCGCGAGAAAAAAGCCCTCGTCGAAACCTCGAAAGCCACCTGA
- a CDS encoding DUF1552 domain-containing protein: MNRNPISRRSLLRGVLGAAMMSPFAGLLKTASADGANGPCKRVIFFYFPDGVPDPGGAAGKWFPSGSDTNFTLSENLQPLARFKNDSIFLRGLSMGATDSGSHPGGAKKLLTAVDGGGGESIDRWLARNVGSASPVSHLYLGAMAAQNNASGDKFISYVGPGTTVAPEDDPRAAFSRLFGNANPGGGAPTGPNPDDVSVLDTAFADLEELRKRTGDVEKAKLDLHLEALRDVEKRVKGLGATPTASCQNPLVNLAGLTSQNLYDAATFPQILRAQSDLMVQAMACGLTRVGVIQCSQHTSELIMSRFPGSPLYKPNFDMRSHQASHYGDPGDPKFADYTAQRTWFVSQAAYVLEQLAARPEGSGTMLDHSLVVICSEVSDGNTHTHDNMPFIVCGKGGGAVRTGRVIDTNGRRHGELWVSIARAMGANLGSFGSGGGPLPGVLV; encoded by the coding sequence ATGAACCGCAATCCCATCTCTCGCCGCTCGCTCCTCCGTGGTGTCCTCGGCGCCGCCATGATGTCGCCGTTCGCGGGGCTCCTCAAGACGGCCTCGGCCGACGGGGCCAACGGGCCCTGCAAGCGTGTGATCTTCTTCTACTTTCCGGACGGGGTGCCCGACCCGGGTGGTGCGGCGGGCAAGTGGTTCCCGAGCGGGAGCGACACGAATTTCACGCTCTCTGAGAACCTCCAGCCGCTCGCGCGCTTCAAGAACGACTCGATCTTCCTCCGCGGCCTGAGCATGGGCGCGACCGACTCGGGCAGCCACCCGGGTGGCGCGAAGAAGCTCCTCACGGCCGTCGACGGAGGTGGGGGCGAGTCGATCGATCGCTGGCTCGCGCGCAACGTGGGCAGCGCGTCGCCCGTCTCGCACCTCTACCTCGGCGCCATGGCGGCGCAGAACAACGCGAGCGGCGACAAGTTCATCTCGTACGTCGGCCCGGGCACCACCGTCGCCCCCGAGGACGATCCGCGCGCCGCCTTCTCTCGCCTCTTCGGGAACGCGAACCCCGGCGGCGGGGCGCCGACCGGCCCGAACCCCGACGACGTGAGCGTGCTCGACACGGCCTTCGCCGATCTCGAGGAGCTGCGAAAGCGCACGGGCGACGTCGAGAAGGCGAAGCTCGATCTCCACCTCGAGGCCCTCCGGGACGTCGAGAAGCGCGTGAAGGGCCTCGGCGCCACGCCCACGGCGTCGTGCCAGAACCCGCTCGTGAACCTCGCCGGACTCACGAGCCAGAACCTCTACGACGCCGCCACGTTCCCGCAGATCCTCCGCGCCCAGAGCGACCTCATGGTGCAGGCGATGGCGTGCGGCCTCACGCGCGTGGGCGTCATCCAGTGCTCGCAGCACACGAGCGAGCTCATCATGAGCCGGTTCCCGGGCTCTCCTCTCTACAAGCCCAACTTCGACATGCGCAGCCACCAGGCCTCGCACTACGGCGATCCGGGGGATCCGAAGTTTGCAGACTACACGGCGCAGCGCACGTGGTTCGTCTCGCAGGCGGCGTACGTGCTCGAGCAGCTCGCGGCGCGCCCCGAGGGCAGCGGCACGATGCTCGACCATAGCCTCGTCGTCATCTGCTCCGAGGTCTCCGACGGCAACACCCACACGCACGACAACATGCCGTTCATCGTGTGTGGCAAGGGCGGCGGCGCCGTGCGTACGGGCCGCGTCATCGACACGAACGGCCGCCGCCACGGCGAGCTCTGGGTGTCGATCGCGCGCGCGATGGGCGCGAACCTCGGGAGCTTCGGCTCCGGCGGCGGTCCGCTGCCCGGCGTGCTCGTCTGA
- a CDS encoding DUF1592 domain-containing protein: MRVFLIAGLLAVVGATALGCNDKSTRSDVADVTKGQALYKDLCASCHGAKGEGGVAPGLRDWSRGEETLVKIIDERMPQGAPEKCVGDCPPQIARYILDTFKGEVVCEAPKPQARGLRLLSRRELEATVADLLGIASASAPAPADTCGVVRFTYDPGARSVTKVHVAGSFNGWPGTIAGGGYALSKMGNVFSLDKQLPNGQHQYKLVLDEKDWIPDPSNTRRGPDGFGGENSLVDVSCQGGSGTTKPNDTLLASAFASYPKEARPEGFLFDHHGPSRVTSATLSEAVFRMAKVVTDGADMPKLLACANVDEGCAKSFVGRMGRKVFRRPLSADEVKRYEALALSGSDRTKSARHALRAMLTSPAFLYRSEVGEKKGETFTLTGWEIASAMSYGITGSMPDDALFAAAEKGELATREGREREARRLLSLPRTRAHLGEFAAQWTGADKVLEVEKQASLFPNDSPALRASMREETSRFFTHVVFDGSHKASELFTANYTFVDAELAKHYGMPAPKAAFEKQTYPDGARSGLLGHAGMLATTSHSDQSSPIRRGLFVRRNLLCQELPPPPPNVGGVPKIDPNATTRDRFAQHTANPFCASCHKHIDPVGFGFERFDAMGKLRDTENGKPIDAKGDMTDVEGLGKGTSAPFSDLTTLGKTLGASKAAEACVAKQLYRFTRGVMEDDMCTTRPYEARLAAKGGDIRELLVDLVSSDDFTVRK, from the coding sequence ATGCGTGTATTCCTCATCGCCGGGTTGCTCGCGGTCGTCGGCGCGACCGCCCTCGGCTGCAACGACAAGTCCACGCGCTCGGACGTCGCCGACGTCACGAAGGGCCAGGCCCTCTACAAGGACCTCTGCGCGAGCTGCCACGGCGCGAAGGGCGAGGGCGGCGTCGCCCCGGGCCTCCGCGATTGGTCGCGCGGCGAAGAGACGCTGGTCAAGATCATCGACGAGCGCATGCCGCAAGGCGCACCCGAGAAGTGCGTCGGCGACTGCCCTCCCCAGATCGCGCGCTACATCCTCGACACGTTCAAGGGCGAGGTCGTGTGCGAGGCGCCGAAGCCCCAAGCGCGTGGGCTCCGCCTCCTCTCGCGGCGCGAGCTCGAGGCCACCGTGGCGGACCTCTTGGGGATCGCCTCGGCCTCCGCGCCCGCGCCGGCCGACACGTGCGGCGTCGTTCGGTTCACGTACGACCCGGGCGCGCGCTCCGTCACCAAGGTGCACGTCGCGGGCAGCTTCAACGGGTGGCCGGGCACGATCGCCGGCGGCGGATACGCCCTGTCGAAGATGGGCAACGTCTTCTCGCTCGACAAGCAGCTCCCGAACGGGCAGCACCAGTACAAGCTCGTCCTCGACGAAAAAGACTGGATCCCCGACCCGTCGAACACGCGCCGCGGCCCCGACGGCTTCGGCGGAGAGAACAGCCTCGTCGACGTGAGCTGTCAGGGCGGCTCCGGCACGACCAAGCCGAACGACACCCTGCTCGCGTCGGCGTTCGCGTCGTACCCGAAAGAGGCGAGGCCCGAGGGCTTCCTCTTCGATCACCACGGCCCGTCGCGCGTCACGAGCGCGACCCTGTCGGAGGCGGTCTTCCGCATGGCGAAGGTCGTCACGGATGGCGCCGACATGCCCAAGCTGCTCGCGTGCGCGAACGTCGACGAGGGCTGCGCGAAGTCCTTCGTCGGGCGCATGGGCCGCAAGGTCTTCCGCCGCCCGCTCTCGGCCGACGAGGTGAAGCGCTACGAAGCGCTCGCGCTCTCGGGCTCGGACCGCACGAAGAGCGCGCGCCATGCGCTCCGCGCCATGCTCACGTCGCCGGCCTTCCTCTACCGATCCGAGGTGGGTGAGAAGAAGGGAGAGACCTTCACGCTCACCGGCTGGGAGATCGCCTCGGCCATGTCGTACGGGATCACAGGCTCGATGCCCGACGATGCGCTCTTCGCCGCCGCGGAGAAGGGGGAGCTTGCGACTCGCGAAGGGCGTGAGCGCGAGGCCCGGCGCCTCCTCTCGCTGCCCCGCACCCGAGCGCACCTCGGTGAGTTCGCCGCGCAGTGGACCGGGGCCGACAAAGTCCTCGAGGTCGAGAAGCAAGCGTCGCTCTTCCCGAACGACTCCCCGGCCCTCCGCGCGTCGATGCGGGAGGAGACTTCGCGCTTCTTCACGCACGTCGTGTTCGACGGCTCGCACAAGGCGTCGGAGCTCTTCACGGCCAACTACACCTTCGTCGACGCCGAGCTCGCCAAGCACTACGGCATGCCCGCGCCGAAGGCCGCCTTCGAGAAGCAGACCTACCCCGACGGGGCCCGCTCGGGCCTCCTCGGTCACGCGGGCATGCTCGCGACGACGTCGCACTCCGACCAGTCGTCGCCCATCCGCCGAGGCCTCTTCGTGCGGCGAAACCTGCTCTGCCAGGAGCTCCCGCCGCCGCCGCCGAACGTCGGGGGTGTGCCCAAGATCGACCCCAACGCCACGACGCGCGACCGCTTCGCGCAGCACACGGCGAACCCCTTCTGCGCGAGCTGCCACAAACACATCGACCCGGTCGGCTTCGGCTTCGAGCGGTTCGACGCCATGGGCAAGCTCCGCGACACCGAGAACGGCAAGCCCATCGACGCGAAGGGCGACATGACCGACGTCGAAGGGCTCGGCAAGGGCACGAGCGCGCCGTTCTCCGACCTCACGACGCTCGGGAAGACCTTGGGGGCCAGCAAGGCCGCCGAGGCGTGCGTCGCGAAGCAGCTCTACCGCTTCACTCGCGGTGTGATGGAAGACGACATGTGCACGACGCGGCCTTACGAGGCCCGTCTCGCTGCGAAGGGCGGAGACATCCGCGAGCTCTTGGTCGACCTCGTTTCCTCCGATGACTTCACGGTGCGCAAATGA
- a CDS encoding DUF481 domain-containing protein codes for MARRPLGIAVLVVCLWPTSTWAQVNTEALRPRVVDDGLSLGAELSLGLAKGNVDFLDLGATVRVVYETLRDKTDEPGPRFSSQRVFVMASGRYAERTALGEETAKPYISQTFVHARWTAMWRERFGTEVFAQVQTNEFLRLRSRALGGTGLRVDLVHREGLQLWAGTGTMLEHNRIDVAPGAPDPETELSHRSTSYLAVRAEPREKSVLFQLTSYLQPAWARPEDLRTLTELETQVKVTDVLALGQALSLLHDTRPPTGVRPTDLRLTASVKVSF; via the coding sequence TTGGCTCGTCGTCCGCTCGGCATCGCCGTCCTCGTGGTGTGCCTGTGGCCCACCTCGACGTGGGCCCAGGTCAACACGGAGGCCCTGCGACCGCGGGTGGTGGACGACGGCCTCTCGCTCGGCGCCGAGCTGTCCCTCGGGCTCGCCAAGGGAAACGTCGATTTTCTCGACCTCGGCGCCACGGTCCGTGTCGTCTACGAGACGCTCCGCGACAAAACCGACGAGCCGGGTCCACGCTTCTCGAGCCAACGGGTGTTCGTCATGGCGAGCGGGCGTTACGCCGAGCGCACGGCCCTCGGCGAGGAGACCGCGAAGCCCTACATCAGCCAGACGTTCGTGCACGCCCGGTGGACCGCCATGTGGCGCGAGCGCTTCGGCACCGAGGTCTTCGCGCAGGTGCAGACGAACGAGTTCCTGAGGCTCCGCTCCCGCGCGCTCGGCGGCACCGGCCTGCGCGTCGACCTCGTGCACCGCGAAGGGCTCCAGCTCTGGGCCGGGACGGGCACGATGCTCGAGCACAACCGGATCGACGTCGCGCCCGGCGCGCCCGACCCCGAGACGGAGCTCTCCCATAGGTCGACGAGCTATCTCGCGGTGCGCGCCGAGCCGCGCGAGAAGAGCGTCCTTTTTCAGCTGACGTCGTACCTGCAGCCCGCGTGGGCTCGCCCCGAAGATCTCCGCACGCTCACCGAGCTCGAGACGCAGGTCAAGGTCACCGACGTGCTGGCCCTGGGCCAAGCGCTATCGCTGCTCCACGACACCCGTCCTCCCACGGGCGTGCGACCGACCGACCTCCGTCTCACGGCGTCGGTGAAGGTCTCGTTCTGA
- a CDS encoding molybdopterin-dependent oxidoreductase has protein sequence MSQTKTATCMLCEASCGLVVNVGHDEGGVLRVLRTEGDRDDRFSQGYLCPKAAALDDVRLDPDRVTEPMRRTRGGSFTRVTWDAALDEASTRLAELLDRHGPHAVGTYTGNPLVHSYGGILGSIVLSQSMGSYSRFSATSVDQLPHMLASYLMLGHQTLLPVPDLDRVSHLLVLGANPLVSNGSIMTAPGTKKRLERLRARGGKIVVVDPRRTETAKVADAHHFIVPGTDALLLLAMLETIFAEGLARPERMGVPFVGLAELERTARRYPAERVADAVGIPADTIRGLGRAHATASGAACYARFGACTQEHGGLAAWLALALDAVTGNLDRPGGKMLATPAVDVAKLASRLGMRGSYARFRTKVRGLPEFGGELPVAALAEEIESEGRTKIRALVTMAGNPVSSAPNGPRLGKALETLDFMVSVDLYRNETTRHAHILLPPTFGLERDHYDLVLYAFAVRNVARYAEALFAPRGDTRHDFDILTDLAGRVLSRRNPTMKGLAARAVVGSARAMGSRRILDLLLRTGPYGTSLEALRAEPHGVDFGALEPRLAELLEGRPVDLAPKPLVEGTSRLDAQLERSTRREGELLLVGRRGLRSNNSWMHNVPRLTRGAPVCTLLVHPDDAAPRGLGSGDRVKVRSRAGELVATVTVSDEIGKGSVSLPHGYGHSATELRVARALEGANVNDVTDETRVDTLSGTAVLNGVPVTLTKLAVGESSAAE, from the coding sequence ATGAGCCAGACGAAGACGGCGACGTGCATGTTGTGCGAGGCCTCGTGTGGGCTCGTCGTGAACGTGGGGCACGACGAGGGCGGGGTGCTCCGTGTGCTTCGCACCGAGGGCGATCGGGACGACCGATTCAGCCAGGGGTACCTCTGCCCGAAGGCGGCCGCCCTGGACGACGTGAGGCTCGATCCCGATCGCGTGACCGAGCCCATGCGACGCACGCGCGGAGGCTCGTTCACGCGTGTCACGTGGGACGCCGCCCTCGACGAGGCCTCCACGCGCCTCGCCGAGCTCCTCGACCGGCACGGCCCGCACGCCGTCGGCACGTACACGGGCAACCCGCTCGTGCACTCGTACGGCGGGATTTTGGGCTCGATCGTGCTCTCGCAGTCGATGGGATCCTACTCGCGTTTCTCGGCCACCAGCGTCGACCAGCTGCCGCACATGCTGGCGTCGTACCTGATGCTCGGCCACCAGACGCTCCTCCCCGTGCCGGATCTCGACCGGGTGTCCCACTTGCTCGTGCTCGGGGCGAACCCGCTCGTCTCGAACGGGAGCATCATGACCGCGCCGGGCACCAAGAAGCGCCTCGAAAGGCTCCGCGCGCGCGGGGGCAAGATCGTCGTCGTCGACCCGCGTCGCACCGAGACGGCCAAGGTCGCGGACGCGCACCACTTCATCGTCCCCGGGACCGACGCGCTCCTCTTGCTCGCGATGCTCGAGACGATCTTCGCCGAGGGGCTCGCGCGGCCCGAGCGCATGGGTGTGCCCTTCGTGGGGCTCGCGGAGCTCGAACGCACGGCGCGGCGCTACCCGGCCGAGCGTGTCGCCGACGCGGTGGGCATCCCGGCCGACACGATCCGCGGGCTCGGGCGCGCCCACGCGACGGCGAGCGGCGCTGCCTGCTACGCGCGCTTCGGCGCCTGCACCCAAGAGCACGGGGGACTCGCGGCGTGGCTCGCCCTCGCCCTCGACGCGGTCACCGGCAACCTCGATCGCCCCGGCGGGAAGATGCTCGCGACCCCCGCCGTCGACGTCGCGAAGCTCGCCTCCCGCCTCGGCATGCGCGGCAGCTACGCGAGGTTTCGAACGAAGGTGCGCGGCTTGCCCGAGTTCGGTGGAGAGCTCCCCGTCGCCGCGCTCGCCGAAGAGATCGAGTCCGAGGGACGCACCAAGATTCGCGCGCTCGTCACCATGGCCGGCAACCCCGTGTCGAGCGCACCGAACGGTCCGCGCCTCGGAAAGGCCCTCGAGACGCTCGACTTCATGGTGTCGGTCGATCTCTACCGCAACGAGACCACACGGCACGCGCACATCCTCTTGCCACCGACGTTCGGGCTAGAGCGAGACCACTACGACCTCGTGCTCTACGCATTCGCCGTGCGAAACGTCGCTCGGTACGCCGAGGCCCTCTTCGCCCCGAGGGGCGACACACGCCACGACTTCGACATCCTCACGGACCTCGCAGGGCGCGTGCTTTCGCGCCGCAATCCCACCATGAAGGGCCTCGCCGCTCGGGCCGTCGTCGGCTCCGCGCGCGCCATGGGCAGCCGTCGCATCCTCGATTTGCTCCTCCGCACCGGGCCCTACGGGACGTCGCTCGAAGCCCTCCGCGCCGAGCCCCACGGCGTCGACTTCGGCGCGCTCGAGCCCCGCCTCGCCGAGCTGCTCGAGGGGCGCCCCGTGGACCTCGCGCCGAAGCCGCTCGTCGAGGGGACCTCACGCCTCGATGCGCAGCTCGAACGCAGCACGCGGCGCGAAGGAGAGCTCCTCCTCGTGGGACGACGAGGCCTCCGCAGCAACAACTCGTGGATGCACAACGTGCCTCGCCTCACGCGCGGCGCCCCCGTCTGCACGCTGCTCGTGCACCCCGACGACGCCGCGCCCCGGGGCCTCGGCTCGGGAGACCGCGTCAAGGTCCGCTCGCGCGCGGGGGAGCTCGTCGCCACGGTGACGGTGAGCGACGAAATCGGCAAAGGTTCCGTGAGCTTACCTCACGGATACGGGCACTCCGCGACCGAGCTGCGAGTGGCGCGCGCCCTCGAGGGAGCGAACGTGAACGACGTGACCGACGAGACCCGCGTGGACACGCTCTCGGGGACAGCCGTGCTGAACGGTGTCCCGGTCACGCTCACGAAGCTTGCCGTCGGGGAGAGCTCGGCCGCCGAATAG
- a CDS encoding peptidylprolyl isomerase: MANPKAILDTSLGPITVELFIDQMPLTAGNFVELAKGGFYDGLHFHRVIDGFMLQFGCPHSKDPQSPRAGTGDGPKGTIKDEHTAKLSNEPGTLSMANTGRPNSGSCQFFINTVHNSYLDWFTPGPSKHPVFGKVVEGMDVVKKIEKTRTDASDRPVSPVKMNKVTIVEA, encoded by the coding sequence ATGGCAAACCCCAAGGCAATTCTCGACACGTCGCTCGGCCCCATCACGGTCGAGCTCTTCATCGACCAGATGCCCCTCACGGCCGGCAACTTCGTGGAGCTCGCGAAGGGCGGCTTCTACGACGGGCTCCACTTCCACCGCGTCATCGACGGCTTCATGCTGCAGTTCGGCTGCCCGCACAGCAAAGACCCGCAGAGCCCCCGCGCCGGCACCGGCGACGGCCCCAAGGGCACCATCAAGGACGAGCACACGGCCAAGCTCTCGAACGAGCCCGGCACCTTGTCGATGGCGAACACGGGACGACCGAACAGCGGATCGTGCCAGTTTTTCATCAACACGGTCCACAACTCGTACCTCGACTGGTTCACGCCCGGCCCGTCCAAGCACCCCGTGTTCGGCAAGGTGGTCGAGGGCATGGACGTCGTGAAGAAGATCGAGAAGACCCGCACCGACGCGAGCGATCGCCCGGTGTCGCCGGTCAAGATGAACAAGGTCACGATCGTCGAGGCCTGA
- a CDS encoding metallophosphoesterase, with product MTDHAPAIAYLTDAEGMWSKVESFCRDNPVVRLDDAGALHVAPGGLFVFGGDTVDRGPYGLRIVRALVDAKRRQPDQVVLLAGNRDINKLRLARELSGETHRRAPPEASGWSRPEMLRFLLEHTMGAKGAFEHRRAELMRDGGKATDADVVESYLADITPDGPLFTYLSMARLAFRAGVTLFVHGGVTDASFGVVPAAPSRGVPALRTTDLEAWLSGLETFYRDELSAFVDGGPYDALVAYQAPVSGTRLNQASVVYGRPADDLNNPVLMPEGLREALASQGIFRVIMGHTPVGDVPCVLRDRNRTLEQVSADCSRGRHDDAPCVLVRGDVLEVRGVAILDDGERVDHSATFDARADASPLGTVLAGSGHSVRSRTADGRYVAARLFPGFRTEQLALSPDDLERRASVE from the coding sequence GTGACCGACCACGCGCCCGCCATCGCCTACCTGACCGACGCCGAGGGCATGTGGTCGAAGGTCGAGAGCTTCTGCCGCGACAACCCTGTCGTCCGTCTCGACGATGCGGGCGCCCTCCACGTCGCGCCGGGGGGCCTCTTCGTCTTCGGAGGCGACACCGTCGATCGAGGACCGTACGGCCTTCGCATCGTGAGGGCGCTCGTCGACGCCAAACGCCGGCAACCCGACCAGGTCGTCTTGCTCGCCGGGAACCGAGACATCAACAAGCTCCGGCTGGCCCGTGAGCTCTCGGGCGAGACGCACCGCCGCGCGCCACCCGAGGCCTCCGGGTGGTCTCGGCCCGAGATGCTTCGGTTCCTGCTCGAGCACACGATGGGGGCCAAAGGGGCGTTCGAGCACCGCCGCGCCGAGCTCATGAGGGACGGAGGCAAGGCCACCGACGCCGACGTGGTGGAGAGCTACCTCGCCGACATCACCCCCGATGGCCCCCTCTTTACCTACCTCTCGATGGCGCGCCTCGCGTTCCGTGCCGGCGTCACCCTGTTCGTGCACGGAGGTGTGACGGACGCCTCGTTCGGGGTGGTCCCGGCGGCGCCCTCGCGAGGCGTGCCGGCCCTCCGTACCACGGACCTCGAAGCGTGGCTCTCGGGGCTCGAGACGTTCTACCGCGACGAGCTCTCGGCGTTCGTCGACGGCGGCCCGTACGACGCGCTCGTCGCCTACCAAGCGCCCGTCTCCGGGACACGGCTCAACCAGGCGAGCGTCGTCTACGGGCGACCCGCCGACGACCTCAATAACCCCGTCCTCATGCCCGAGGGCCTCCGCGAAGCGCTCGCGAGCCAGGGGATTTTCCGAGTGATCATGGGGCACACGCCCGTGGGAGACGTGCCCTGCGTGCTCCGGGACCGAAACCGTACGCTCGAACAGGTGAGCGCCGACTGCTCCCGCGGCCGCCACGACGACGCCCCCTGCGTGCTCGTCCGCGGCGACGTGCTCGAGGTGCGAGGAGTGGCCATCCTCGACGACGGCGAGCGCGTGGACCACTCGGCCACGTTCGACGCACGCGCCGACGCGAGCCCCCTCGGGACGGTGCTCGCGGGCTCCGGTCACTCCGTGCGGAGCCGCACGGCCGACGGGCGCTACGTGGCTGCGCGACTCTTCCCGGGGTTTCGCACCGAGCAGCTCGCCCTCTCGCCCGACGACCTCGAGCGCCGCGCCTCGGTGGAGTGA